The Epinephelus lanceolatus isolate andai-2023 chromosome 11, ASM4190304v1, whole genome shotgun sequence genome window below encodes:
- the LOC117263553 gene encoding leucine-rich repeat neuronal protein 4, protein MAASRDLPFPLVIVCLVLIRGYFSLPTTSRVAGTNPMRSLAPDGFSTKTVTLAADDYSQYEDPVTPAVNTKVLSNAGPHERCNYDPCRESQVPCPDLAARTGCLCPGFTLYNEVPEAPRLKSVAWNGSEVIVQWCAPNSYVTSYTVTVGGEEAQTFEKDRRSGGVGDINHIAKVCMAAVNSAGEGEKDCQMYHPSDSSLPLKAGLIGGALGLLLLLLLGVLLWRHKKQRKQEASISMHDTAGTQ, encoded by the coding sequence ATGGCTGCCAGCAGGGACCTGCCTTTCCCCCTGGTGATCGTTTGCCTGGTTCTCATCAGAGGTTACTTTTCCCTGCCTACGACATCACGAGTTGCAGGCACAAATCCCATGAGATCTCTGGCACCAGATGGGTTTTCGACCAAGACCGTTACACTTGCTGCTGATGATTACTCTCAGTATGAAGACCCAGTCACCCCTGCTGTAAATACTAAAGTGCTTTCAAATGCAGGACCCCATGAGCGATGCAACTACGATCCCTGTCGCGAGAGTCAGGTCCCCTGTCCTGATCTAGCAGCCCGCACTGGCTGCTTGTGTCCAGGGTTCACTTTATACAATGAAGTTCCAGAGGCTCCAAGACTGAAATCAGTGGCTTGGAACGGGTCAGAGGTCATCGTTCAGTGGTGTGCACCCAATTCATACGTCACATCTTACACTGTGACAGTAGGAGGGGAAGAGGCGCAGACGTTTGAGAAGGACAGAAGGAGCGGTGGAGTGGGAGACATCAACCACATCGCAAAAGTTTGCATGGCTGCGGTGAACAGTGCTGGAGAAGGTGAAAAGGATTGCCAGATGTACCATCCCAGTGACAGCAGTCTGCCACTCAAAGCGGGACTCATTGGGGGAGCTCTGgggctcctgctgctcctcctgctggGCGTCCTGCTCTGGAGGCACAAGAAGCAAAGGAAACAGGAAGCCAGCATCTCGATGCATGACACAGCAGGGACACAGTGA
- the LOC117272238 gene encoding uncharacterized protein LOC117272238 — protein sequence MTSRRTGYAGSMDSSPSNSGNSSVHSGNRKQSIINIPERTGVESCYDRKADKGTYGASQGSMTVTSLKSRLAPTIQTAMSAAVDTLLGEVVLVLNETQQELLHKEQENERLKVRLEVSERELKTLQECLCSAQKLIDQLQISYTGPQSISQSVFAPSLSSMASMTSGLDRDHQNARNVNGAGVDLGLGGSVDDSLHGFEPRDDYKMCQLSIQPDGSVTNHALDSFASNTSHMCSDSSRPDERQSQGPGGPSRFEIKEEQGPTSGSGQPTRKDPGLRNDNRVGDSDLGYVQVGGEGGSQRSFTQPLRHQRPVRECNDALQQGGLDGQKQLARTSAAGRVDSVSPGRAEDSAGPSASDTAGEPSGDRPHHCLECGKTFRLISSLKKHIRIHTGEKPYPCGVCGRRFRESGALKTHLRIHTGEKPYSCSECGNCFRHLDGLRKHRRTHTGEKPYVCAICGKRLSRLQHLKHHQLIHTGERPCCCPFCNRSFKEPAALRKHIRTHREEGGHMGIGASDDTDPDAMDDINNLHPAAPSPQMRFGEWGAEEDDSSVVDCV from the exons ATGACTTCCAGGAGGACAGGCTATGCTGGTAGCATGGATTCCTCCCCTTCAAATAGTGGCAACAGCTCAGTCCACAGTGGAAACCGTAAACAAAGTATTATCAACATCCCGGAGAGGACCGGGGTCGAGTCCTGCTACGATCGGAAAGCAGACAAGGGTACATACGGAGCCTCGCAGGGCAGCATGACCGTAACGTCGCTGAAATCTCGCCTCGCCCCGACCATTCAGACTGCCATGTCCGCTGCTGTTGACACTCTCCTGGGCGAAGTGGTGCTTGTGCTCAATGAGACTCAGCAGGAGTTGCTACACAAGGAACAAGAGAATGAAAGACTCAAAGTGCGCCTGGAGGTGTCAGAGAGGGAGCTGAAGACACTGCAGGAGTGTCTGTGTAGTGCTCAGAAGCTCATAGACCAGCTGCAGATCTCATACACAGGCCCACAGTCCATCAGTCAGTCTGTTTTCGCCCCATCGCTGTCTTCCATGGCTTCAATGACTTCAGGCTTGGACCGGGACCACCAGAACGCCAGGAATGTGAATGGAGCCGGTGTGGACTTGGGTCTCGGTGGCTCTGTGGATGATTCGCTGCATGGGTTTGAGCCGAGGGATGACTACAAAATGTGCCAGCTTTCAATCCAGCCAGATGGCTCTGTGACTAACCACGCTCTGGACTCCTTTGCTTCCAACACATCTCACATGTGCTCAGACTCCAGCAGACCAG ACGAGAGGCAGTCTCAGGGACCAGGGGGACCTTCCAGGTTTGAGATTAAAGAGGAGCAGGGACCAACCTCAGGCTCCGGTCAGCCCACCAGGAAGGATCCTGGGTTGCGTAACGACAACAGAGTCGGGGACAGTGACCTTGGCTATGTTCAAGTTGGAGGGGAAGGAGGTTCCCAGCGCTCCTTTACTCAGCCCCTGCGTCACCAAAGACCTGTGCGAGAATGCAACGATGCCTTGCAGCAGGGCGGACTTGATGGACAGAAACAGTTGGCTCGGACTTCTGCAGCTGGGAGAGTAGACAGTGTTTCACCAGGCAGGGCAGAGGACTCTGCAGGACCTTCAGCCTCTGACACAGCAGGGGAGCCCTCTGGTGATCGGCCCCACCACTGCCTGGAGTGCGGAAAGACCTTCCGTCTGATCTCCAGCTTGAAGAAGCACATCCGCATCCACACCGGAGAGAAGCCCTACCCGTGTGGAGTCTGCGGCCGTCGCTTCCGCGAGTCAGGTGCGCTTAAAACCCACCTGCGCATACACACAGGCGAGAAACCATACTCTTGTTCAGAGTGTGGAAACTGCTTCCGCCACTTGGACGGTTTGCGCAAacacaggcgcacacacaccGGAGAGAAACCATACGTGTGTGCCATCTGTGGAAAGCGCCTGAGCCGCCTGCAGCACCTCAAACACCATCAGCTCATCCACACCGGAGAGAGACCATGCTGCTGCCCCTTCTGCAACCGCAGCTTCAAGGAGCCCGCGGCGCTGCGGAAACACATCCGCACGCATCGGGAGGAAGGCGGTCACATGGGGATCGGAGCCAGTGATGACACGGACCCAGATGCCATGGATGATATTAACAACCTCCATCCAGCAGCTCCGTCCCCTCAGATGAGGTTTGGGGAGTGGGGAGCTGAGGAGGACGACAGCTCGGTTGTGGACTGTGTGTAG